GGCACTGCGGAGATCCTCGTCCAGCACGCCAGCGTCGCTGCCGGCGAAGACGTCGCGCGGCCCCTGCACCGGGAACGCCGCGACCGGCAGTCCGCTTGCCGCAGCTTCCAGCAGCACGATGCCGAAGGTGTCGGTCAGGCTCGGGAAGACGAAGACATCGGAGGAGGCGTAGATTCCCGCCAGTTCCTCGCCTTCCTTGATGCCGAGGAAATGCGCTTCGGGATAGGCGCGCTGCAGATCGGCCCGTGCCGGCCCATCGCCGACGACGACCTTGCTGCCCGGTAGGCGCAGCGAGAGGAAGGCGTCGAGATTCTTCTCGACCGCCACGCGTCCGACACTGAGGAAGATCGGCCGCGGCAGGTCGAGCAGGCTCTGCGGGCGCGGATGGAACTGGCCGAGATCGACCCCGCGCCCCCAGCGCACCAGCTGCTGGAAGCCGTGCTGGCGCAGTTCCTCTTCCACCGTCGCTGTCGAGACCATCACGGCTGCGGCGGGACCATGGAAACGGCGCAGCAGCCCGTAGCTCCAGCTCTCCGGAATCGGCCAGCGGGCGGCGATGTATTGCGGAAAGCGGGTGTGGTAGCTCGTCGTGAACGGGCGCTTCTGGGCGAGGCAGACGGCGCGCGTCAGCCAGCCGATCGGCCCCTCCGTCGCGATATGGATATGATCCGGCGCGAACTCCGCGATGCGGGCGGCAAGCGCGCGGCGCGTCGCCAGCGCCAGGCGGATATCGGGATAGCTCGGCAGGCCG
Above is a genomic segment from Bosea sp. NBC_00550 containing:
- a CDS encoding glycosyltransferase family 4 protein, which translates into the protein MRVLVATDAWRPQINGVVRSLERMIAAAPDFGVTAQALTPEGFHQIGLPSYPDIRLALATRRALAARIAEFAPDHIHIATEGPIGWLTRAVCLAQKRPFTTSYHTRFPQYIAARWPIPESWSYGLLRRFHGPAAAVMVSTATVEEELRQHGFQQLVRWGRGVDLGQFHPRPQSLLDLPRPIFLSVGRVAVEKNLDAFLSLRLPGSKVVVGDGPARADLQRAYPEAHFLGIKEGEELAGIYASSDVFVFPSLTDTFGIVLLEAAASGLPVAAFPVQGPRDVFAGSDAGVLDEDLRSAAMQALRVPREICLELAARHSWAHSAAQFYGHIKRVAQQAGYVPREAGAVSPSSFTAFANGRGVERRGLSRRLPA